One genomic segment of Amycolatopsis granulosa includes these proteins:
- a CDS encoding molybdenum cofactor biosynthesis protein MoaE: protein MNNDKRTARVIVASNRASAGVYADHTGPVIAAWLTERGYDVPEPRVVPDGDPVAQAIREALGDDVHVVVTTGGTGISPTDRTPDVTAPLLDHQLPGLAEAIRSAGLPEVPTAVLSRGLAGVAGRTLVVNLPGSRGGVRDGLAVLDGVLDHAVDQLAGGDHPRPVDAPHSTGAGAGHGSPEGAGSGGRIDVEPEMTTATRATAYIARAEVTDQPLSVEEHARLVDHQSAGAVVTFGGVVRDHDDGKGVKSLFYEGHPNAGEVLARVVSQVAGRRSGVRTIAVSHRIGALEIGDVALACAVSADHRAEAFATCAELVDEVKAQLPVWKHQHFTDGTDEWVNSP from the coding sequence ATGAACAACGACAAGCGCACCGCCCGGGTCATCGTCGCCTCGAACCGGGCGTCCGCCGGGGTCTACGCGGACCACACCGGGCCCGTCATCGCCGCCTGGCTGACCGAACGCGGGTACGACGTGCCCGAACCGCGGGTGGTCCCGGACGGTGACCCGGTTGCGCAGGCGATCCGCGAGGCGCTCGGCGACGACGTGCACGTGGTCGTCACGACCGGCGGTACCGGCATCTCACCCACGGACCGCACGCCCGATGTGACCGCCCCGCTGCTGGACCACCAGCTGCCGGGGCTGGCCGAGGCGATCCGCTCGGCCGGTCTGCCCGAGGTGCCCACCGCCGTCCTGTCCCGGGGACTCGCCGGGGTGGCCGGGCGGACGCTCGTGGTGAACCTGCCCGGCTCCCGCGGCGGCGTCCGGGACGGGCTCGCGGTGCTCGACGGCGTGCTCGACCACGCCGTGGACCAGCTCGCCGGTGGCGACCACCCGCGACCGGTGGACGCCCCGCACAGCACGGGAGCCGGGGCCGGTCACGGCTCGCCCGAGGGTGCCGGCAGCGGCGGCCGGATCGACGTCGAGCCGGAAATGACGACGGCCACCCGGGCGACCGCGTACATCGCGCGGGCCGAGGTGACCGATCAGCCGTTGTCCGTCGAGGAGCATGCGCGCCTCGTGGACCACCAGTCCGCCGGGGCGGTGGTGACCTTCGGCGGCGTCGTGCGCGACCACGACGACGGTAAGGGCGTCAAGTCGCTCTTCTACGAGGGCCACCCGAACGCGGGCGAAGTGCTCGCCCGGGTGGTCTCCCAGGTCGCCGGCCGCCGGAGCGGGGTGCGCACGATCGCCGTCAGCCATCGGATCGGCGCCCTGGAGATCGGTGACGTGGCGCTGGCCTGCGCCGTGTCGGCCGATCACCGGGCCGAGGCCTTCGCGACCTGCGCGGAGCTGGTCGACGAGGTGAAGGCCCAGCTTCCGGTGTGGAAGCACCAGCACTTCACCGATGGCACGGACGAGTGGGTCAACTCCCCCTGA
- a CDS encoding transglycosylase family protein — translation MSYRGKHRKMSPAARNIARVAVAGIAVGTPLAIAATPAQAASVNWDAIAQCESGGNWSTNTGNGFYGGLQFTQSTWKAYGGTGSPQNASREQQIAVAERVLQGQGIGAWPVCGKKAGSSASYKGSNTTGSTQKKAATPKQAAPKQAAPAPATPKKSTPAPAVSVPSSNPNGDYTVVAGDTLSGIAKKFDVAGGYQKLQQLNANYISNPNLILVGQKIATK, via the coding sequence ATGTCCTACCGAGGCAAGCACCGCAAGATGTCCCCCGCCGCTCGCAACATCGCTCGCGTCGCTGTCGCGGGTATCGCGGTTGGCACCCCGCTGGCGATCGCCGCGACCCCCGCGCAGGCCGCCAGCGTCAACTGGGACGCCATCGCGCAGTGCGAGAGCGGTGGCAACTGGAGCACCAACACCGGCAACGGCTTCTACGGCGGCCTGCAGTTCACGCAGAGCACCTGGAAGGCCTACGGCGGCACCGGCAGCCCGCAGAACGCGTCCCGCGAGCAGCAGATCGCGGTGGCGGAGCGGGTCCTGCAGGGCCAGGGCATCGGCGCCTGGCCGGTGTGCGGCAAGAAGGCCGGCTCTTCGGCGAGCTACAAGGGCAGCAACACCACGGGCTCGACCCAGAAGAAGGCTGCCACGCCGAAGCAGGCTGCCCCCAAGCAGGCCGCCCCTGCGCCGGCCACCCCGAAGAAGAGCACCCCGGCTCCGGCCGTGAGCGTCCCGTCCTCCAACCCGAACGGTGACTACACCGTCGTGGCGGGCGACACGCTGTCCGGGATCGCCAAGAAGTTCGACGTTGCGGGCGGCTACCAGAAGCTGCAGCAGCTGAACGCGAACTACATCTCGAACCCGAACCTGATCCTGGTCGGGCAGAAGATCGCCACGAAGTGA
- a CDS encoding MoaD/ThiS family protein, with the protein MSVVVRYFASARAAAGVEEEVLELPAGASVAEAVVALRDLHPETLPRILRAASFLVDGVAVRDPARPLPEGAQLDVLPPFAGG; encoded by the coding sequence GTGAGCGTCGTCGTGCGCTATTTCGCGTCCGCGCGCGCGGCCGCGGGCGTGGAAGAAGAGGTACTGGAGTTACCGGCCGGCGCATCGGTCGCCGAAGCCGTCGTCGCCCTCCGCGATCTTCATCCGGAGACCCTCCCGCGGATCCTCCGGGCGGCCAGCTTCCTCGTCGACGGGGTGGCCGTCCGCGACCCCGCGCGCCCCCTCCCAGAGGGGGCCCAGCTCGACGTGCTGCCGCCGTTCGCCGGCGGTTGA
- the moaA gene encoding GTP 3',8-cyclase MoaA: MSAVNLGLPRVPGTRGTTKPRPDNPALVDTFGRVATDLRVSLTDRCNLRCTYCMPAEGLPWLPGEEVLTDDELVRLLRIAVERLGVTDIRLTGGEPLLRPGLEHLVGEITALRPRPRLSMTTNGIGLAKRARAFAEAGLDRINVSLDTVDPETFARITRRDRLAHVLNGLAAARAAGLDPVKVNAVLLRGINEHEAAALLRFCIEHGYHLRFIEQMPLDAQHGWNRADMVTAAEIFSLLSKEFTLTPSQEARGGAPAERWLVDGGPADVGIIASVTRPFCAACERTRLTADGAVRSCLFSNDETDLRALLRGGADDEEIAQTWRMTMWGKLAGHEINDAGFAQPIRPMSAIGG; this comes from the coding sequence ATGAGTGCGGTAAATCTCGGGCTTCCCCGCGTGCCGGGCACACGCGGAACCACGAAGCCCCGCCCGGACAACCCCGCCCTCGTCGACACGTTCGGCCGCGTCGCGACCGACCTGCGCGTCTCGCTGACCGACCGCTGCAACCTCCGCTGCACGTACTGCATGCCGGCGGAGGGTCTGCCGTGGCTGCCGGGCGAGGAGGTGCTCACCGACGACGAGCTCGTGCGGCTGCTGCGGATCGCCGTCGAGCGGCTCGGCGTCACCGACATCCGGCTCACCGGCGGTGAACCGCTGCTGCGCCCTGGGCTCGAGCACCTGGTCGGCGAGATCACGGCGCTGCGCCCGCGACCCCGGCTTTCGATGACCACCAACGGGATCGGTCTGGCCAAACGGGCCAGGGCGTTCGCCGAAGCCGGGCTGGACCGGATCAACGTCTCGCTCGACACCGTGGACCCGGAGACGTTCGCGCGGATCACCCGGCGCGACCGGCTGGCCCACGTGCTGAACGGGCTCGCCGCCGCCCGCGCCGCCGGGCTGGACCCGGTGAAGGTCAACGCGGTGCTGCTGCGCGGGATCAACGAGCACGAGGCAGCCGCACTGCTGCGGTTCTGCATCGAGCACGGCTACCACCTCCGCTTCATCGAGCAGATGCCACTGGACGCCCAGCACGGCTGGAACCGCGCCGACATGGTGACCGCCGCGGAGATTTTTTCGTTGCTCAGCAAGGAGTTCACGCTCACGCCGAGCCAAGAGGCACGCGGCGGCGCGCCCGCCGAACGATGGCTGGTGGACGGCGGACCGGCCGACGTCGGGATCATCGCGTCGGTCACCCGGCCGTTCTGCGCGGCCTGTGAGCGCACCCGGCTGACCGCGGACGGCGCGGTGCGGTCCTGCCTGTTCAGCAACGACGAAACGGATTTGCGCGCGCTCCTGCGGGGCGGGGCGGACGACGAGGAGATCGCCCAGACCTGGCGGATGACCATGTGGGGCAAGCTCGCCGGCCACGAGATCAACGACGCCGGCTTCGCCCAGCCGATCCGGCCGATGAGCGCGATCGGGGGATAG
- a CDS encoding MarR family transcriptional regulator, translating to MSEESRYPVPPEVLARFAEYGRESSTLAVLRHAQIAEKMGLSATDHKALDLAARAEGPLTAGEIARVTGLSTGAVTGVIDRLERAGFVRRVRDANDRRKVLVEVLPLDEDKVAPLFSSALVVTEKVLEKFTPAERDVIERYQSELNALLREDVLGGNP from the coding sequence ATGTCCGAGGAAAGCCGGTACCCGGTGCCCCCCGAGGTGCTCGCCCGGTTCGCCGAGTACGGCCGCGAGTCGAGCACGCTCGCCGTCCTCCGGCACGCCCAGATCGCCGAGAAGATGGGTCTGTCCGCCACCGACCACAAGGCGCTCGACCTGGCCGCGCGTGCCGAAGGCCCGCTGACGGCGGGCGAGATCGCCCGGGTCACCGGCCTGTCCACCGGTGCCGTCACCGGCGTCATCGACCGCCTGGAGCGCGCGGGTTTCGTGCGCCGCGTGCGGGACGCGAACGACCGGCGCAAGGTTCTGGTCGAGGTCCTGCCGCTGGACGAGGACAAGGTGGCACCGCTGTTCTCCTCGGCCCTGGTGGTGACCGAGAAGGTGCTGGAGAAATTCACGCCGGCCGAGCGCGACGTGATCGAGCGGTACCAAAGCGAGCTGAACGCGTTGCTGCGCGAGGACGTTCTCGGTGGTAACCCGTAG
- a CDS encoding TOBE domain-containing protein yields MPQFRLSEAAELLGVSDDTVRRWVRGGQLTAGTDAAGRKVVDGAELAAFAREQAARPGDPSDVGRSARNRFVGLVTEVVVDKVMAQVELQCGPFRVVSLMSAEAVRELALEPGSLAVAVVKATTVVVETPGGQS; encoded by the coding sequence ATGCCGCAATTCCGGTTATCCGAAGCCGCCGAGCTGCTCGGCGTCAGCGACGACACCGTGCGCCGCTGGGTGCGGGGCGGGCAGCTGACCGCGGGCACCGACGCGGCCGGCCGCAAAGTCGTCGACGGTGCCGAGCTGGCCGCGTTCGCCCGCGAGCAGGCCGCCCGGCCCGGTGATCCGTCCGACGTCGGCCGGTCCGCCCGCAACCGCTTCGTCGGCCTGGTCACCGAGGTCGTCGTGGACAAGGTGATGGCCCAGGTCGAGTTGCAGTGCGGCCCGTTCCGGGTCGTCTCCCTGATGAGTGCCGAGGCGGTGCGGGAGCTGGCCCTCGAGCCCGGGTCGCTGGCGGTTGCGGTGGTGAAGGCGACCACCGTGGTCGTCGAGACCCCAGGAGGACAGAGTTGA
- the modA gene encoding molybdate ABC transporter substrate-binding protein encodes MKKLGALLAAATLLITGCGSPSGGTGTKTLTVFAAASLTESFTALKARFESAHPGTEVRFNFAGSSALVQQLSNGARADVFASADQANMDKAGQAGLLDSAPSVFATNKLTIAVAPGNPKGVAAFADLATRGLTVVVCAPQVPCGSATQKVEQKTGVTLRPASEEQDVKQVLNKVQTGDADAGLVYVTDAASAAGKVARVDFPEASQAVNSYPIAVVKNAPEAGPAREWVDFVLGQQGRAELQKAGFGAP; translated from the coding sequence TTGAAGAAGCTGGGCGCCCTGCTGGCCGCGGCCACGCTGCTGATCACCGGATGCGGATCGCCGTCGGGCGGGACCGGGACGAAGACGCTCACCGTGTTCGCGGCCGCGTCGCTCACCGAGTCGTTCACCGCGCTCAAGGCGCGGTTCGAATCCGCCCACCCGGGCACCGAGGTGAGGTTCAACTTCGCCGGCTCGTCCGCGCTCGTGCAGCAGCTGTCCAACGGTGCGCGGGCCGACGTGTTCGCCTCCGCCGACCAGGCCAACATGGACAAGGCCGGGCAGGCCGGGCTGCTCGACAGTGCGCCGAGCGTTTTCGCGACCAACAAGCTGACCATCGCGGTCGCGCCGGGCAACCCGAAGGGCGTCGCCGCCTTCGCCGACCTGGCCACGCGCGGCCTCACCGTGGTGGTGTGCGCCCCGCAGGTGCCCTGCGGCTCCGCGACGCAGAAGGTCGAGCAGAAGACCGGGGTGACGCTCCGGCCGGCCAGCGAGGAGCAGGACGTCAAGCAGGTGCTGAACAAGGTGCAGACCGGTGACGCCGACGCCGGCCTGGTGTACGTGACCGACGCCGCGAGCGCGGCGGGCAAGGTCGCCCGGGTCGACTTCCCGGAGGCGTCGCAGGCCGTCAACTCCTACCCGATCGCGGTCGTGAAGAACGCACCCGAGGCCGGGCCGGCCAGGGAGTGGGTCGACTTCGTGCTGGGTCAGCAGGGCCGGGCCGAGCTGCAGAAGGCTGGTTTTGGCGCGCCGTAG
- a CDS encoding ABC transporter permease, which produces MPWVLWVPAALALALVVLPVAGLLVRTDLRRVPGLIVSDASLTALRLSLETAAVSTLACIVLGVPLAVVLARSAVPGIRVLRAVVLLPLVLPPVVGGLALLYLLGRKGFLGYLLGVTAGVQVPFTTAAVIIAQTFVAMPFLVVSLEGALRGGGDRYERIAATLGARPWTVFRRVTLPLLLPALGSGAVLSFARALGEFGATITFAGSLEGVTRTLPLAVYTEAEVDVDSAVALALLLIVVAIVVIAVARPRALEGTAR; this is translated from the coding sequence GTGCCGTGGGTTCTGTGGGTACCCGCGGCGCTCGCCCTGGCACTCGTCGTGCTGCCGGTGGCCGGTCTGCTGGTGCGGACCGACCTCCGTCGCGTTCCGGGGCTGATCGTCAGCGATGCGTCGCTGACCGCGCTGCGGCTGTCGCTGGAGACGGCGGCGGTGTCCACGCTCGCGTGCATCGTGCTCGGGGTGCCGCTGGCGGTGGTGCTGGCCCGCTCCGCCGTGCCCGGGATCCGGGTGCTGCGCGCCGTGGTGCTGCTCCCGCTGGTGCTGCCGCCGGTGGTGGGCGGGCTCGCGTTGCTGTACCTGCTCGGCCGCAAGGGCTTCCTCGGTTACCTGCTGGGCGTGACGGCCGGGGTGCAGGTCCCGTTCACCACCGCCGCGGTGATCATCGCGCAGACCTTCGTCGCCATGCCGTTCCTCGTGGTGAGCCTGGAGGGCGCGCTGCGCGGCGGCGGGGACCGCTACGAACGGATCGCCGCGACCCTGGGGGCCCGTCCGTGGACGGTGTTCCGGCGGGTCACGCTGCCGCTGCTGCTGCCCGCGCTCGGGTCGGGCGCGGTGCTGAGCTTCGCCCGCGCTCTGGGCGAGTTCGGGGCGACGATCACCTTCGCCGGCAGCCTCGAGGGCGTCACCCGGACCCTGCCGCTCGCCGTCTACACCGAGGCGGAGGTCGATGTGGACAGTGCCGTCGCCCTGGCGTTGCTGCTGATCGTCGTCGCGATCGTGGTGATCGCGGTGGCCCGGCCGCGGGCGCTGGAGGGGACCGCCCGGTGA
- a CDS encoding ATP-binding cassette domain-containing protein has translation MSLHAEIELTRGTFQLSVAFDVPAGSVLAVLGPNGSGKSTVLGCLAGLFRPDHAVITLGGRALHDLPAHHRAVGLLSQDPLLFPHLSVVDNVAFAPRSKGKGRAESRAIAHRWLAEVDAAGFARRRPAQLSGGQAQRVAVARALAGDPDLLLLDEPLAALDVDAAPAIRGLLRRVLAAGPRRATVLVTHDPLDALALADHVVVLAGGRVVERGPTREVLAAPRTAFTARIAGLNLVPGIAVDDGLRTADGGLVAGIRSPGAVTGEPAVAVFEPSAVSVYPAADGHPGSPRNTIAAVVGALEPHGPVIRVRAAGRGWADGLSADLTPAAVADLRLEPGMPVRLAIKATAVTVHPASLQA, from the coding sequence GTGAGCCTGCACGCCGAGATCGAACTGACCCGCGGCACCTTCCAGCTGTCCGTGGCCTTCGACGTGCCGGCGGGGAGCGTGCTGGCGGTCCTGGGCCCGAACGGGTCCGGCAAGTCCACCGTCCTGGGGTGCCTCGCCGGGCTGTTCCGGCCGGACCACGCCGTCATCACCCTCGGCGGCCGGGCGTTGCACGACCTGCCCGCGCACCACCGCGCCGTGGGCCTGCTGTCGCAGGACCCGCTGCTGTTCCCGCACCTGTCCGTTGTGGACAACGTGGCGTTCGCGCCCCGGTCGAAGGGCAAGGGGCGGGCGGAGTCGCGGGCGATCGCGCACCGGTGGCTGGCCGAGGTGGACGCGGCCGGGTTCGCCCGGCGCAGGCCGGCACAGCTGTCCGGCGGGCAGGCGCAGCGGGTGGCGGTGGCGCGGGCCCTGGCCGGCGATCCGGACCTGCTGCTGCTCGACGAGCCGCTGGCCGCGCTCGACGTCGACGCGGCCCCGGCGATCCGCGGGCTGCTGCGCCGGGTGCTGGCCGCCGGTCCGCGCCGCGCCACGGTCCTGGTCACGCACGATCCGCTGGACGCGCTGGCGCTGGCCGACCACGTCGTCGTGCTGGCCGGCGGACGAGTGGTCGAGCGCGGGCCGACCCGCGAGGTGCTGGCGGCGCCGCGCACCGCGTTCACCGCGCGGATCGCCGGGCTCAACCTCGTCCCCGGCATCGCCGTCGACGACGGGTTGCGTACCGCGGACGGCGGTCTGGTGGCCGGCATCCGGTCACCCGGCGCGGTCACCGGCGAACCGGCCGTCGCGGTGTTCGAGCCGAGCGCGGTGTCCGTCTATCCCGCGGCGGACGGACATCCGGGCAGCCCGCGCAACACGATCGCGGCGGTGGTCGGGGCACTCGAACCACACGGCCCGGTGATCCGGGTCCGGGCGGCCGGGAGGGGCTGGGCGGACGGCCTGTCCGCGGACCTCACCCCGGCCGCGGTCGCCGACCTGCGGCTCGAGCCGGGCATGCCGGTCCGGCTCGCGATCAAGGCCACCGCGGTGACCGTGCACCCCGCTAGTCTTCAGGCATGA
- a CDS encoding HAD-IIA family hydrolase has protein sequence MSRWTYLTDMDGVLVHEEHLVPGADEFLAELRANDTPFLVLTNNSIYTPRDLRARLLRTGLDVPEERIWTSALATAKFLDSQRPGGSAFVIGEAGLTTALHEAGYVLTDRDPDYVVLGETRTYSFTAITRAIRLIEAGAKFIATNPDATGPSLEGSLPATGSIAALIERATGRQPYFVGKPNPLMMRSALRSLGAHSEGTIMIGDRMDTDVHSGIEAGLQTVLVLTGISTKESAERYPYRPTLVIDSIADLVGRTQDPFGDGAVQS, from the coding sequence ATGAGCCGTTGGACGTATCTGACCGACATGGACGGCGTGCTGGTGCACGAGGAGCACCTGGTGCCCGGCGCCGACGAGTTCCTCGCCGAACTGCGCGCCAACGACACCCCGTTCCTGGTGCTGACCAACAACTCCATCTACACCCCGCGTGACCTGCGGGCCCGGTTGCTGCGCACCGGCCTGGACGTGCCCGAGGAACGCATCTGGACCTCCGCGCTGGCGACCGCGAAGTTCCTGGACAGCCAGCGGCCCGGCGGATCGGCGTTCGTCATCGGCGAGGCCGGGCTGACCACCGCGCTGCACGAGGCCGGGTACGTGCTCACCGACCGCGACCCGGACTACGTGGTGCTCGGGGAGACCCGCACCTACAGCTTCACCGCGATCACCCGCGCCATCCGGCTCATCGAGGCGGGGGCGAAGTTCATCGCGACCAACCCGGACGCCACCGGCCCGAGCCTGGAGGGCAGCCTGCCTGCCACCGGCTCGATCGCCGCGCTCATCGAGCGCGCCACCGGGCGGCAGCCCTACTTCGTGGGCAAGCCGAACCCGCTGATGATGCGCTCGGCGCTGCGCAGCCTCGGCGCGCACTCCGAAGGCACCATCATGATCGGCGACCGGATGGACACCGACGTGCACTCGGGCATCGAGGCCGGGCTGCAGACGGTCCTGGTCCTCACCGGCATTTCCACGAAGGAGTCGGCCGAGCGCTACCCGTACCGGCCCACGCTGGTGATCGACTCGATCGCGGACCTCGTCGGCCGTACGCAGGACCCGTTCGGGGACGGGGCGGTGCAGAGCTGA
- a CDS encoding metallophosphoesterase family protein — translation MSDHQRPDARTYVVGDVHGHRDELAAALCRAGLADEAGNWSGGEAHLWFLGDFVDRGPDGIGVIELVMRLHEQAAEAGGSAQPLLGNHEILLLGMHRFGDTEVPSDFGPRSFARSWEINGGQLSDQDALTAEHVEWLSSRPLIAHAANHLLMHSDTVEYLDWGDDAEDINTTVREILDGDDLVEWWEVWRRMTTRYAFRGPHGPDIADYVLEQLGGERIVHGHSVIADQLGIHPTQIEAPYLYAGGKVLGIDGGLFVGGPCLVVPLPWKPGD, via the coding sequence ATGAGCGACCATCAGCGTCCCGATGCCCGCACCTACGTCGTCGGCGACGTGCACGGGCACCGGGACGAGCTGGCGGCCGCGCTGTGCCGGGCCGGGCTGGCCGACGAGGCCGGGAACTGGTCCGGCGGCGAGGCGCACCTGTGGTTCCTCGGTGACTTCGTGGACCGGGGCCCGGACGGGATCGGCGTCATCGAACTGGTGATGCGGCTGCACGAGCAGGCCGCGGAGGCGGGCGGGTCCGCGCAGCCGCTGCTCGGCAACCACGAGATCCTCCTGCTGGGCATGCACCGGTTCGGCGACACCGAGGTGCCCTCCGATTTCGGGCCGCGCAGCTTCGCCCGCAGCTGGGAGATCAACGGTGGGCAGCTGTCCGATCAGGACGCGCTGACCGCGGAGCACGTGGAGTGGCTGAGCAGCCGGCCGTTGATCGCGCACGCGGCCAACCACCTCCTGATGCACTCGGACACCGTCGAGTACCTCGACTGGGGCGATGACGCCGAGGACATCAACACCACCGTGCGGGAGATCCTCGACGGCGACGACCTGGTCGAGTGGTGGGAGGTGTGGCGCCGCATGACGACCCGCTACGCCTTCCGCGGCCCGCACGGCCCGGACATCGCGGACTACGTGCTGGAGCAGCTGGGCGGCGAGCGGATCGTGCACGGGCACAGCGTGATCGCCGACCAGCTGGGCATCCACCCCACGCAGATCGAGGCGCCCTACCTCTACGCCGGGGGCAAGGTGCTGGGCATCGACGGCGGGCTGTTCGTCGGCGGCCCGTGCCTCGTCGTGCCGCTGCCGTGGAAACCGGGAGACTGA
- a CDS encoding MFS transporter — MPLPVFSLMLVVFGLTTGEFVIAGLVPDVAADLSVSVPSAGLLVTAYAAGMIIGGPVITPLTARVGRKPLITGLVAVSVVANLGSAVAPGYAVLLLARFVAGLIVATFFALAISITAASAPEGKQAAMIAKVALGLNLGIILGTPLGTFVGHHFGWRATFVAVAAITFLALLLVLRFVPAFPGSDASVFGELRVLADREVWRGIALTALGNLGVVTVFTYIVPLLTDVAGFSVDAVPVLLLVYGAGAVIGNLVGGRLADRALMPSLAWMLAALVGTLALLWAAGDNRVVVAVLVFVLGGLAFAIVPGMQTRVLTAAGAAPTLAVAVNASGFQLAAAFGGWLGGQLINGSGISALYPAAAVVTVAGLGLAVAMLRSDQRVRVRG; from the coding sequence GTGCCGTTACCCGTCTTCTCGTTGATGCTCGTGGTCTTCGGGCTCACCACCGGCGAGTTCGTGATCGCCGGGCTCGTTCCGGACGTCGCGGCGGACCTGTCGGTGTCCGTGCCCTCGGCCGGCCTGCTGGTCACCGCCTACGCCGCCGGCATGATCATCGGTGGCCCGGTGATCACCCCGCTGACCGCCCGTGTGGGCCGGAAACCGCTGATCACCGGGCTCGTCGCGGTCTCCGTCGTCGCGAACCTCGGGTCGGCGGTGGCGCCCGGCTACGCCGTCCTGCTCCTGGCGCGGTTCGTCGCGGGCCTGATCGTCGCGACGTTCTTCGCGCTGGCGATCTCGATCACCGCGGCGAGCGCGCCGGAAGGCAAGCAGGCCGCGATGATCGCCAAGGTCGCGCTGGGCCTGAACCTCGGCATCATCCTGGGCACGCCGCTGGGCACGTTCGTCGGCCACCACTTCGGCTGGCGGGCGACGTTCGTGGCGGTCGCCGCGATCACCTTCCTCGCGCTGCTGCTGGTGCTGCGGTTCGTGCCCGCGTTCCCGGGCTCCGACGCGTCCGTCTTCGGTGAACTGCGGGTGCTCGCCGACCGCGAGGTGTGGCGCGGTATCGCGCTGACCGCGCTCGGCAACCTCGGCGTGGTCACGGTCTTCACCTACATCGTGCCGCTGCTCACCGACGTGGCCGGGTTCAGCGTGGACGCCGTGCCGGTGCTGCTGCTGGTGTACGGCGCCGGTGCGGTGATCGGCAACCTGGTCGGCGGACGGCTGGCCGACCGCGCCCTGATGCCGTCGCTCGCCTGGATGCTGGCCGCGCTGGTCGGCACGCTGGCGCTGCTGTGGGCCGCCGGGGACAACCGCGTGGTGGTGGCGGTCCTGGTGTTCGTCCTGGGCGGGCTGGCGTTCGCGATCGTCCCCGGCATGCAGACGCGGGTGCTCACCGCGGCGGGCGCCGCACCGACCCTGGCCGTCGCGGTCAACGCGTCCGGCTTCCAGCTCGCCGCCGCGTTCGGCGGCTGGCTGGGCGGGCAGCTGATCAACGGCAGCGGCATCAGCGCCCTGTACCCCGCCGCCGCCGTGGTCACCGTGGCCGGGCTGGGTCTCGCGGTGGCGATGCTGCGCAGCGACCAGCGGGTGCGGGTACGGGGGTAG
- a CDS encoding MarR family winged helix-turn-helix transcriptional regulator, with product MVDVELDRDVCKLVHEFARRLDGQVRRIGEEVGLTPAQVVALRELSEPITARELANRMSCEASNATFVIDRLEDQGLVNRRPHPTDRRAKEIVLTEAGQTARDTVLDRLNRTSPMVSLDPAQQESLVELLQALVGQGR from the coding sequence ATGGTGGACGTCGAACTCGACCGCGATGTGTGCAAGCTGGTGCACGAGTTCGCCCGGCGCCTCGACGGGCAGGTCCGCCGGATCGGCGAGGAGGTCGGGCTGACCCCGGCGCAGGTCGTCGCGCTGCGCGAGCTGTCCGAGCCGATCACCGCGCGCGAGCTGGCGAACCGGATGTCGTGCGAGGCGTCGAACGCGACCTTCGTGATCGACCGGCTGGAGGATCAGGGCCTGGTGAACCGGCGGCCGCACCCGACCGACCGGCGCGCGAAGGAGATCGTGCTGACCGAAGCCGGGCAGACGGCGCGGGACACGGTGCTCGACCGTCTCAACCGGACCTCGCCGATGGTCTCACTGGACCCCGCCCAGCAGGAGTCGCTGGTCGAGTTGTTGCAGGCGCTGGTGGGTCAGGGCCGGTAG
- a CDS encoding YccF domain-containing protein, with product MRLILNLIWLVLAGFWMALAYLAAGIICCVLIVTIPFGIASFRIANYALWPFGRTIVDRRDAGVGSLIGNVIWIVFAGFWLAIAHVVTGIALCVTIVGIPLGLANFKLIPVSLMPLGKVIVPAGRGAGAYYRP from the coding sequence ATGCGTCTCATCCTGAACCTGATCTGGCTGGTGCTGGCCGGCTTCTGGATGGCCCTCGCCTACCTGGCGGCCGGGATCATCTGCTGCGTCCTGATCGTCACGATCCCGTTCGGCATCGCGTCGTTCCGCATCGCGAACTACGCGCTGTGGCCGTTCGGCCGCACGATCGTCGACCGCCGCGACGCCGGCGTCGGCTCGCTGATCGGCAACGTCATCTGGATCGTGTTCGCCGGGTTCTGGCTGGCGATCGCGCACGTGGTCACCGGGATCGCGCTGTGCGTCACGATCGTCGGGATCCCGCTCGGGCTGGCGAACTTCAAGCTCATCCCGGTCTCGCTGATGCCGCTCGGCAAGGTGATCGTGCCCGCCGGCCGTGGCGCGGGCGCCTACTACCGGCCCTGA